Genomic DNA from Mycobacterium stomatepiae:
ACGGCGCAGCTGGTGACCGACAAGATCATTGAGGCTTACCCTGTTGGGGCAAGTTGAGCAAAGTACCGGAATTGCCTGGACGAGAACAGCTTCGATCAGCCGACCGATGTCTCGGCGAGGCCATGCCGGACGAATGACTGTGCGTTGGCGACCACGGTGTCCAGCGAGCCGCGCCGCGGGTCCCACCATTCCACTGCCCAGTTCAACGCACCCAACACGAGCATCTGCGCCAGGTACAAATCGAGGTCGGCCCGCAAGGCACCCGAGCGCGCCATGTCGTTGATCAGTCGCCGCCAGATTTCGCCGTAGCGTTGTTCTTCGAGGATCTGACGCTTGCGGATCGCCTGCGGCACCTGGCCGGCGTTGCGGATGGCCGCGGTGGTGTAGTCCGAGATCTCGAGTTCGTGTCGCAGGTGAGCCTCGACCGCGGCGAGCAACCGATCCAGCGCCGAGACGTCGCTTGGCAAGCCGTCCAGCATGGCGATGACGTGTTCGCGCATGTCGGCGATGCCGGCCCACATCACCTCCTCGATGAGGTCATCGCGGGAGGGGTAGTAGTAATAGATCGCCGGTGCCTGCAGCTCGGCCTGCGCCGCGACGTCGTTCAGGCGTAATCCGGCGTACCCTTTGGCGCTCAAGACGTGGGCGGCCGCGTCCAGGATCCGCCGTCTGGTCAGCGCCGATTTGGACTCGGCGTTGGTGGCGGACACCGCCCCCCGTGCGGGAGCTACGTCGGTCGGCCTGGTCATTGACCAATTTTAGCCAGTGGTCGCCGGAATGCCGCGGTATGCCGGAAGAATTTTTATGTGAAATTTGACCGTGTTTGGGGCCTCTTGTTGCAGCGCGAGCCATAGATCAGGGCCGCACCAGTCCCAATTTCTACGCAACATTAAACAATGTCTTGCCGGAAGGTGTGGGTGATGCCGTGGCGGGGGATAACCTCACCCCGCCACGGCAAGCTCTAGATGCTTCTCGCCTTCGCGGAGCATCTGCTGCGGTGTGCTGCTCAGCTGGGTATGACAAAAGCGATCCATCCGACGCCAGGCATCTGACGCATCGATTTAATATATATTAGATTACTCTGGTTGCGTTAGCGACAGCTCCGATGAAAGCGTTGCTAGCCGGCGATCTCGCGCCCGATGAGTTCTTTCATGATTTCGGTAGTCCCGCCATAGATGGTCTGGGCCCGGGTGTCGAGATAGGCCCGGGCGACCGGATACTCGACCATGTACCCGTAGCCACCGTGCAGTTGCAGGCATCGGTCGATAACGCGGCGCTGCAGCTCGCTGACGTACCACTTGCCCTTCGCGGCGTCGACGGGGGAGAGTTCGCCCGCATTGAACGCCTCAACCGATTTGTCGACGTATGCCTCGGTGATGTCGAGCTCGGTGGCGATGTCGGCGAGTTCAAAGCGGATGTGTTGCAACGCAGTGAGTGGCTGGCCGAACGCGTTGCGTTGCCGGCAGTACTCGACCGTTTGCTCGTAGATCGCGCGCGTGGTTGCGATGGCTTGGGCAACGACGCCGAGGCGCTCGCGCGGCAGATGGCTCATGAGATATTGCAGCCCACGGCCTTCTTCGCCCAGCAGGTTGTCGCCGGGGACCAGCGCGTCGTCGAAGAACAGCTCGGCGGTGTCTTGTGCGGGCAGTCCAATTTTGTCGAGCTGACGTCCGCGTCGGAACCCGGGTGTGTCGCGTTCGACGATAAACAAGCTGAAGCCGCGGGAGCCGCCCTCCGGGTTGGTCCGTGCGGCGACCACGACGAGGTCGGCCATGATCCCGCTGGAGATAAAGGTCTTCTGGCCGTTGAGGATCCAGTTGTCGCCGTCGCGCTGGGCGGTGGTGCGAATTCCTCTGAGATCGCTGCCGGCGCCCGGTTCGGTCATCGCGAGGGCGCCGATCAGCTCGCCGGAGGCGAAGCCAGGCAGCCACCGTTGCTTCTGCTCTTCGTTGGTGAGGTCAAGCAGGTAGTGCAGCACCAGATCGTTTTGAAGGCTGACAGTCAGGCCGAACGAGAGGGCATTGACCTTCGCGATTTCCTCGCAGACCACCATGCGGTAGCGGTAGTCGTGTTCGCCGGCGCCGCCGTAGCGCTCCCCGATTTCCAGTGCGTAGACACCCGCCTTGGCGGCGCTGGTGAACACGTTCCGATCGATCTGGCGGTTGTGATCCCAATCATGCTGGTGGGGAACCACTTCCCGAGCCAGGAATTCTCGGACGGTCTCTCGGTACGCCTCGTGATCGGGGCCATACAGGGTGCGGCGCACCGGTTAGATCCTCTCGATGATCGTCACGTTGGCTTGGCCCCCGCCTTCACACATTGTCTGCAGCCCGTAGCGGCCGCCAGTGCGTTCCAGTTCGTGCAGCAGCGAGGTCATCAGGCGCGCCCCGGTGCAGCCGATGGGGTGCCCAAGGGCGATAGCCCCTCCGTTGACGTTGACGCGCTCGGGGTCGGCTTCGAGCTCGGCGAGCCAGGCAAGGACCACCGGAGCGAAGGCCTCGTTGATTTCGGTCCGGTCGATGTCGTCGATCGACAGCCCCGTTCGCTTGAGTGCGTGGCGGGTGGCCGGGATCGGGGCGGTCAGCATCATCACCGGGTCGGAGCCGAGCGCCGACATGTGGTGTATGCGTGCTCGCGGCGTCAGGCCGAACCGATTGACGGTCTCTTCGGATGCGATCAGCAATGCGGCGGCGCCGTCGGAGATTTGGCTGGCCACCGCCGCGGTCAACACCCCACCCTCGGTCAGGGGCGACAGTTTGGCCATTTTTTCCAGGGAGGTGTCGGGGCGTGGCCCTTCGTCATTCACGACGCCGGCATATTCACTGATCTCACGGGTGAACCGGCCTTCGGCGATGGCCGCGGCGGCGCGTTGATGGCTGGTCAGCGCAAACCGTTCGTTGTCCTCGCGGGAGAGCTTCCATTGGCTGGCGATCAACTCCGCGCCGCGGAATTGCGAGATCTCCTGGCTCCCGTACCGGGCTTCCTAGCCGCGGCATCCGGTCCAGGGGTCGGTCGAACCGAATGGCTCACCTGCGGTGAACGCGCTCAGAATGGGGTATTGGCTCATCTTTTGCACCCCGCCGGCGACGATCAGATCCGCGGTGCCGCTCATCACCGCCTGCGCGGCGAAATGTACTGCCTGCTGCGCCGATCCGCACTGACGATCGATTGTCACACCGGGCACCGATTCGGGCAGGCCCGCGGCCAGGGCGGCCGGCCGTGCGATGTCGCCGGCTTGGGAACCGATGTTGTCCAAGCAGCCGAGGATTACGTCGTCTATGGCTTCGGGATCCAGGTCGTGTCGCTTGACCAC
This window encodes:
- a CDS encoding TetR/AcrR family transcriptional regulator: MTRPTDVAPARGAVSATNAESKSALTRRRILDAAAHVLSAKGYAGLRLNDVAAQAELQAPAIYYYYPSRDDLIEEVMWAGIADMREHVIAMLDGLPSDVSALDRLLAAVEAHLRHELEISDYTTAAIRNAGQVPQAIRKRQILEEQRYGEIWRRLINDMARSGALRADLDLYLAQMLVLGALNWAVEWWDPRRGSLDTVVANAQSFVRHGLAETSVG
- a CDS encoding acyl-CoA dehydrogenase family protein, with translation MRRTLYGPDHEAYRETVREFLAREVVPHQHDWDHNRQIDRNVFTSAAKAGVYALEIGERYGGAGEHDYRYRMVVCEEIAKVNALSFGLTVSLQNDLVLHYLLDLTNEEQKQRWLPGFASGELIGALAMTEPGAGSDLRGIRTTAQRDGDNWILNGQKTFISSGIMADLVVVAARTNPEGGSRGFSLFIVERDTPGFRRGRQLDKIGLPAQDTAELFFDDALVPGDNLLGEEGRGLQYLMSHLPRERLGVVAQAIATTRAIYEQTVEYCRQRNAFGQPLTALQHIRFELADIATELDITEAYVDKSVEAFNAGELSPVDAAKGKWYVSELQRRVIDRCLQLHGGYGYMVEYPVARAYLDTRAQTIYGGTTEIMKELIGREIAG